One Halorientalis litorea DNA segment encodes these proteins:
- a CDS encoding heavy metal translocating P-type ATPase has protein sequence MTDERDATDEGGEYREGTAQLVVPEMDCPSCAGKVDKSLARVDGVVDTTLQPTTGNVSVTYDADRIDEGDVTAAIEGAGYDVLGADVSDPDESEDGVDIAPPTEVWTSPRARKTWAGAVLVTLGLLFEFVLTGSNVDVASVLDASLALADVLFLGAVAVSGLPVVRSGYYSARNRNLDIDLLMGTAIVAATGIGYFVEAATLAVLFSIAELLEDYAMDRARDSLRELMELSPDEATVRREGEEVTVPADDVAVGETVVVRPGDKVPLDGSVVEGESAVDESPITGESVPVDKGSGDEVYAGSINDTGYLEVTVTSTAGDSTLSRIIEMVQGAQAKQTETEQFVDRFAGYYTPAVVVLAILTAAVPPLVIADPVSVGAAGYAVTFTGDWGTWFVRGLTLLVIACPCAFVISTPVSVVSGVTSAGKNGVLVKGGNHLEAMGNVDAVALDKTGTLTRGELAVTDVVPLGDTDERTLLRRAAGLERRSEHPIAEAILARAEDAGVGDVPDPVAFENLPGEGIRGEFDGETYYAGKPSLFEELGFAFSRGTGSGAADLQSDGGTTPESAVAGGDGAFAADTLATLEQEGKTVVLVGTETELLGAIAIADEVRPASKRAVERLQELGVARVVMLTGDNEGTARAIAEQVGVDEYRAELLPDEKVAAVESLQAAYGEVAMVGDGINDAPALATADVGIAMGAAGTDTALETADIALMGDDIGKLPYLYALSHTANGVIRQNIWASLGVKAVLALGVPLGLVSVAVAVVVGDMGMSLGVTGNAMRLARVDPERFA, from the coding sequence GTGACCGACGAGAGAGACGCGACGGACGAGGGTGGCGAGTACCGGGAGGGAACCGCCCAACTCGTCGTCCCCGAGATGGACTGTCCGTCCTGTGCGGGGAAAGTCGACAAGAGCCTCGCGCGTGTCGACGGCGTCGTCGATACCACGCTCCAGCCGACCACCGGCAACGTCTCCGTCACGTACGACGCCGACCGCATCGACGAAGGCGACGTGACCGCCGCCATCGAGGGTGCCGGCTACGACGTCCTCGGGGCCGACGTGTCCGACCCCGACGAATCCGAAGACGGCGTCGATATCGCGCCGCCGACTGAAGTGTGGACGAGTCCACGGGCGCGCAAGACGTGGGCCGGTGCCGTCCTCGTGACGCTCGGCCTGCTCTTCGAGTTCGTCCTCACGGGGAGCAACGTCGACGTGGCGAGCGTCCTCGACGCCTCGCTCGCACTCGCGGACGTGCTGTTCCTCGGTGCCGTCGCCGTCAGCGGGCTTCCGGTCGTCCGGAGCGGCTACTACTCCGCGCGGAACCGGAACCTCGACATCGACCTGCTGATGGGGACGGCCATCGTCGCCGCCACCGGTATCGGCTACTTCGTCGAAGCCGCCACGCTCGCGGTGCTTTTCAGCATCGCCGAGTTGCTGGAGGACTACGCGATGGACAGGGCCCGCGACTCCCTGCGCGAGTTGATGGAGTTGTCGCCCGACGAGGCCACTGTCCGGCGGGAGGGCGAGGAGGTGACCGTCCCGGCGGACGACGTGGCCGTCGGCGAGACAGTCGTCGTCCGCCCCGGCGACAAGGTGCCGCTCGACGGGTCGGTCGTCGAGGGGGAGAGTGCCGTCGACGAGTCACCGATTACCGGCGAGAGCGTCCCCGTCGACAAGGGGTCGGGCGACGAGGTGTACGCCGGGTCGATAAACGATACGGGCTATCTCGAAGTGACGGTCACGTCGACGGCGGGCGATTCCACGCTCTCGCGCATCATCGAGATGGTGCAGGGGGCACAGGCGAAACAGACCGAAACCGAGCAGTTCGTCGACCGGTTCGCGGGCTACTACACGCCGGCCGTCGTCGTCCTCGCGATTCTGACCGCCGCCGTCCCGCCGCTCGTCATCGCCGACCCCGTTTCGGTCGGCGCGGCGGGCTACGCGGTCACCTTCACCGGCGACTGGGGGACGTGGTTCGTCCGCGGCCTCACCCTGCTTGTCATCGCCTGTCCGTGTGCGTTCGTCATCTCGACGCCCGTCTCCGTCGTCTCTGGCGTCACCAGCGCGGGCAAGAACGGCGTCCTCGTGAAAGGAGGCAACCACCTCGAAGCGATGGGCAACGTCGACGCCGTCGCCCTCGACAAGACGGGCACGCTCACGCGGGGCGAACTCGCCGTCACCGACGTGGTGCCGCTCGGCGACACCGACGAGAGGACCCTGCTCCGACGCGCCGCCGGGTTGGAACGGCGCAGCGAACACCCCATCGCCGAGGCGATTCTCGCCCGTGCCGAGGACGCCGGCGTCGGCGACGTGCCGGACCCCGTGGCGTTCGAGAACCTGCCCGGCGAAGGTATCCGCGGGGAGTTCGACGGCGAGACGTACTACGCGGGCAAGCCGTCGCTGTTCGAGGAACTGGGCTTTGCGTTCTCCCGAGGGACGGGTAGCGGGGCCGCGGACCTGCAGTCCGACGGCGGCACGACCCCCGAGAGTGCCGTCGCGGGCGGTGACGGTGCGTTCGCCGCGGACACCCTCGCCACGCTGGAGCAGGAGGGGAAGACGGTGGTGCTCGTCGGCACGGAGACGGAGCTACTGGGGGCCATCGCCATCGCCGACGAGGTGCGTCCGGCATCGAAGCGGGCCGTCGAGCGACTGCAGGAACTGGGCGTCGCGCGCGTCGTGATGCTGACCGGCGACAACGAGGGGACGGCGCGGGCCATCGCCGAACAGGTCGGCGTCGACGAGTACCGCGCGGAACTCCTGCCCGACGAGAAGGTGGCCGCCGTCGAGTCGCTGCAGGCGGCGTACGGCGAGGTGGCGATGGTCGGCGACGGCATCAACGACGCGCCCGCCCTCGCCACCGCCGACGTCGGCATCGCTATGGGCGCGGCAGGTACCGACACCGCGCTCGAAACCGCCGACATCGCCCTGATGGGTGACGACATCGGGAAACTGCCGTACCTCTACGCGCTGTCGCACACGGCCAACGGCGTCATCCGGCAGAACATCTGGGCGAGTCTCGGCGTGAAGGCGGTGCTCGCGCTGGGCGTGCCGCTGGGGCTGGTGAGCGTCGCCGTCGCCGTCGTCGTCGGCGACATGGGGATGAGCCTCGGCGTGACCGGCAACGCGATGCGACTCGCGCGGGTCGACCCCGAGCGGTTCGCCTGA
- a CDS encoding 23S rRNA (uridine(2552)-2'-O)-methyltransferase, translating into MTGKDEYYNKAKQEGYRARSAYKLAQLDETANLMHEGDTVVDLGAAPGGWLQVASERVGESGTVVGVDRQRIDPIEGVETIRGDMTEADTKDRLREAVGAADLVVSDMAPNVSGQYELDHARSVHLARQALGVALDVLAPGGDFAAKVFDGQDLADLRADVESEFEYAREVRPDASRDESSELYLVGKGLITAPVEAGDVVEVEITDTGHEGDGIAKVDGYTVFVSGASEGETLPVHIDEVKPNYAFAQPAE; encoded by the coding sequence ATGACGGGCAAAGACGAGTACTACAACAAGGCGAAGCAGGAGGGGTATCGCGCCCGGTCAGCGTACAAACTCGCCCAGTTGGACGAGACGGCGAACCTCATGCACGAGGGGGACACCGTCGTCGACCTCGGGGCCGCACCGGGCGGGTGGCTACAGGTCGCCAGCGAACGGGTCGGCGAGTCCGGCACCGTCGTCGGCGTGGACCGCCAGCGAATCGACCCCATCGAGGGCGTCGAGACGATTCGGGGCGACATGACCGAGGCGGACACGAAAGACCGGCTCCGCGAGGCTGTGGGTGCGGCGGACCTCGTCGTCTCCGACATGGCACCGAACGTGAGCGGGCAGTACGAACTCGACCACGCGCGGTCGGTCCACCTCGCACGGCAGGCCCTCGGTGTCGCACTCGACGTACTCGCGCCGGGCGGGGACTTCGCCGCCAAGGTGTTCGACGGCCAGGACCTCGCGGACCTGCGGGCCGACGTGGAGAGCGAGTTCGAGTACGCACGCGAGGTCAGGCCCGACGCCTCCCGCGACGAGTCCTCCGAGTTGTATCTGGTCGGGAAGGGCCTGATAACCGCCCCGGTCGAGGCGGGCGACGTGGTGGAGGTCGAAATCACCGACACGGGCCACGAGGGCGACGGCATCGCCAAGGTGGACGGGTACACCGTCTTCGTCTCCGGGGCGAGCGAGGGCGAGACCCTCCCCGTCCACATCGACG
- a CDS encoding DNA polymerase sliding clamp gives MFNAIVSAETLRATLDSVSVLVDECKIHLTDEGIEIRAVDPANVGMVDLRLDAAAFESYETDGGTIGVNLSRLEEFASMADAGQLIQLELDEETRKLHVQIDGLEGTLALIDPDSIRQEPDLPDLDLPALIVLEGKDIDRAVTAADMVSDHIALGVDEGDETFYVDAEGDTDDVHFELGTDDLIDLTAGDAHSLFSLDYLKDMNKAIPSNAEVEMELGEEFPVKMHFDIAEGNGQVTYMLAPRIQSD, from the coding sequence ATGTTCAACGCGATTGTGAGTGCGGAGACGCTCCGGGCGACGCTCGACTCCGTGAGCGTGCTGGTGGACGAGTGCAAAATCCACCTCACGGACGAGGGCATCGAAATCCGGGCCGTCGACCCCGCGAACGTGGGGATGGTCGACCTCCGCCTCGACGCCGCGGCCTTCGAGTCCTACGAGACGGACGGGGGTACCATCGGCGTCAACCTCTCCCGGTTGGAGGAGTTCGCGAGCATGGCCGACGCGGGACAGCTCATCCAGTTGGAACTCGACGAGGAGACGCGCAAACTCCACGTCCAGATAGACGGACTGGAGGGGACGCTCGCACTCATCGACCCGGACTCGATTCGGCAGGAACCAGACCTCCCCGACCTAGACTTGCCCGCCCTCATCGTCCTCGAAGGGAAGGACATCGACCGGGCCGTCACGGCCGCCGACATGGTCAGCGACCACATCGCGCTGGGTGTCGACGAGGGCGACGAGACCTTCTACGTCGACGCCGAGGGCGACACCGACGACGTTCACTTCGAGTTGGGGACCGACGACCTCATCGACCTGACCGCCGGCGACGCTCACTCGCTGTTCTCGCTGGACTACCTCAAGGACATGAACAAGGCCATACCGAGCAACGCCGAGGTGGAGATGGAACTGGGCGAGGAGTTCCCGGTCAAGATGCACTTCGACATCGCCGAGGGCAACGGGCAGGTCACCTACATGCTCGCCCCGCGCATCCAGAGCGACTGA
- a CDS encoding helix-turn-helix domain-containing protein, with amino-acid sequence MRELVFALEYESGCNRVADTLASHPDARIRSLSLHATAESLWRVDHATGTPDALAAIEDAFLDTDYYADCLATEDCNATQTTEVLDHTDETLVLYSHWERTPTCASVPHIARDHLGDGVLFETRHEGRHYTWRVIHSGAGDVGAFFDALEAAVGDCARMEMLRTADTAAPAGDTDGERRGLSPEQEAALRAAVEHGYYESPRAVDVGELAAHLDVPRSTLTYRLRRAEETLAKRYVADTRLPTELAPQL; translated from the coding sequence ATGCGCGAACTCGTCTTCGCACTCGAGTACGAGTCCGGGTGCAACAGGGTGGCCGACACGCTCGCGAGTCACCCGGACGCCCGGATTCGCTCGCTCTCGCTGCACGCCACGGCCGAGAGCCTCTGGCGCGTCGACCACGCGACGGGGACGCCGGACGCGCTCGCCGCTATCGAGGACGCCTTCCTCGACACGGACTACTACGCAGACTGTCTCGCCACCGAGGACTGCAACGCCACCCAGACCACCGAAGTGCTCGACCACACGGACGAGACACTCGTCCTCTACTCCCACTGGGAGCGGACGCCCACCTGCGCGTCCGTACCCCACATCGCACGCGACCACCTCGGCGACGGCGTGCTGTTCGAGACGCGCCACGAGGGGCGACACTACACGTGGCGCGTCATCCACTCCGGTGCGGGCGACGTGGGCGCGTTCTTCGACGCCCTCGAGGCGGCTGTCGGCGACTGCGCCCGGATGGAGATGCTGCGGACGGCGGACACCGCGGCACCCGCGGGCGACACCGACGGCGAACGACGTGGCCTCTCCCCCGAACAGGAGGCCGCGCTCCGGGCCGCCGTCGAACACGGCTACTACGAGTCACCCCGTGCCGTCGATGTCGGTGAACTCGCCGCCCACCTCGACGTCCCGCGGTCGACGCTCACCTATCGCCTGCGGCGGGCCGAAGAGACGTTGGCGAAGCGGTACGTCGCCGACACGCGACTCCCGACGGAACTCGCCCCACAGCTGTGA